In one window of Carassius auratus strain Wakin chromosome 28, ASM336829v1, whole genome shotgun sequence DNA:
- the LOC113047022 gene encoding interferon-induced 35 kDa protein homolog: MSAEDFSIVTDCESLRCQDSVLEINKYKAQYEALVKEQQILRDGIDTNKYYAKEFKQRANEKKALSEEENQKRIKATQKEKERCRAVQEENAKLQKEILRLKEEMQSLDCKNSTLKKQTEISTAVPERKVVFRGNTKEGAHAVSFDVNPRMVYPMEGGTALITFEEKDVAQKILNLKDHSVELGDCTINVQAKPIQFLVPSYVEMETQVCPRRILVSNLPKEEPEERVLDKLDIHFSKKKNGGGEVEDKDMLHDSGTVVITFVDDNIAKRLSDKQDHEVDFGRKKYKVKVTPFLNGEISQMKICDSECMRTVLLTGIPDIMEKDNLQDHLEIHFQKTANGGGEVEGIAYNPLGHTTLALFDEDSPQNSQSER; the protein is encoded by the exons ATGTCTGCTGAG GATTTCAGCATTGTTACAGACTGTGAGTCTCTGAGATGTCAGGACAGTGTACTGGAGATCAACAAATACAAG GCACAATATGAAGCGTTAGTGAAGGAACAACAAATACTGAGAGATGGAATAGATACCAACAAATACTATGCCAAGGAATTTAAACAACGAGCTAATGAAAAGAAAGCATTATCTGAAGAAGAAAACCAGAAACGTATTAAGGCAACTCAGAAAGAGAag GAGCGATGCAGAGCTGTACAGGAGGAGAACGCCAAGCTGCAGAAGGAGATCCTGAGACTAAAGGAGGAGATGCAAAGCCTGGACTGTAAAAACAGCACTCTGAAAAAGCAAACTGAG ATCTCTACAGCGGTGCCTGAGAGGAAGGTTGTGTTTCGGGGAAATACAAAAGAGGGAGCCCATGCTGTGAGTTTTGATGTGAATCCCCGAATGGTTTATCCGATGGAGGGTGGAACCGCACTGATCACCTTCGAGGAAAAGGATG TGGCTCAGAAAATACTGAACCTAAAGGATCATTCGGTGGAACTTGGAGACTGTACCATCAATGTGCAGGCAAAACCCATTCAGTTCCTGGTACCCAGCTATGTTGAG ATGGAAACACAAGTGTGCCCACGCAGAATCCTAGTCTCCAACCTGCCAAAGGAAGAACCAGAGGAGAGAGTACTAGACAAACTGGACATCCATTTCTCTAAGAAGAAGAATGGAGGCGGCGAGGTGGAGGACAAGGACATGCTACATGACTCTGGCACTGTGGTCATTACCTTTGTAGATGATAACA TTGCTAAACGTCTTTCTGACAAACAAGATCATGAGGTAGACTTTGGTAGAAAGAAGTACAAGGTGAAGGTCACTCCGTTCCTCAATGGCGAGATTTCACAAATGAAG ATCTGTGACTCCGAGTGCATGCGCACAGTGCTGCTGACGGGCATCCCTGACATCATGGAAAAAGATAACCTGCAGGACCACCTGGAGATCCACTTCCAGAAGACGGCCAATGGTGGAGGAGAGGTGGAAGGCATTGCCTACAACCCTCTAGGCCACACCACCCTGGCTCTATTTGATGAGGACTCTCCTCAAAACAGCCAGAGTGAACGTTAG